In the Ictidomys tridecemlineatus isolate mIctTri1 chromosome 10, mIctTri1.hap1, whole genome shotgun sequence genome, CTCTCTGGGCTAGCACGTGGCAACAGCAGATGTCTTTCCTGGGGGAAGACATGGGCTAAGGCTGCAACACTGAGCATGGCCTAGACTGGTTTCCAACTGTGTAGCGGCCTCAGAAGAATCAGCTCTACATGACCATTCATCTTTACAGGATCTCTCCCATAGCACATGGGGAAACAGCCAGGCCTTCTTACCACCCAAACGTGACATCATGTCACTTTCACATTTTACTAGTAAAGCAAGACCCAGAGCCAATCCCTATACAAGGGGAAGGGACTGTACAAGGGCCTTAAGACAGGGACACATGGCTTATCAGGAGTAACCCAAGTGGCCACTGACTGACCACAGCCTGAGCATCACAAGGTCTGAACTCTGGGGCAAAGTGCTCCTAAGCCTACATTCTTGTTGTTCAAAAGTGAGGGGATCTGTTCCTTGTTGGTTTCCAAGGATCTGGGATTGCCAGCTTTTACCTAGCACCCTTGAGAGCAGCCTCACAAAAGCTTTGGCAGGTAGCAGGGGCAGCTGACTCTTGTGTTTCCTCAGCTCCTTCCTAAAATCTGACTTGGATAGTTCTCTCTCAGGCCCATCTGGCCTCCAAGTCCAGGAAGAGTTGTGGGAGAGGATGAAGGCAATGGCTCTTCTGTCACTCAGTGGGTGACCACTGGAACCAGGGTGCAGGGAAAGAGACCTTTCTCGCTCCCTGACACCACCATGTGTGTTCCGGCAGGAATCTGAGGTGGGCTAATGCTCAATCCTAGCCTAACCTGAGCTGCTCAGACTGAAAGTAAGACAGATAGGCAAGGGCCACTAGAGCAAGCCCCTCTCCTCAAAGTACTGAGCCCCATGGTATAGAGCAGGGATTCCCAACCAGAGCAGGTGTGTCCCCCAGGGGATGCTGAATGATTTCTGGAAACAGGGTGGCACCACAGCAAAGACCAATCCAGCACCAGGCCCAGCAGTCTGTTCAGATACCCAGGTAGAGAGGAATCCCACACCCAGTGCTTGCATCCAAGGCCAGCACAGAGAAGGGTGGTGCCTGTTCTGCTGGATCCCAAGTTCTCAGTGGGGATTGTGCAGGTTCCAGACCAACATTCCTGCCTCAGTTGCTCTCCTCTCAGCACCTTCCTGAAACCCAACCTCCTCTCCTTGCCCCTGGACTTGGAGTTTACACAAGGCTATTTTTCTGACTGAGTTAGCCTGatgacagacacacacagacaagAAGGTACAGGCCTTGGCTTTTACTGAGCTTAGACCTGAGGGCTCCCTGGCCTCTCAGGAACCCGATTCTCTGCTCTGCCTGGCCTCCTAGGTGCAAGTGGCTGACTGGAGTTTGAGCAGGCTGCAAGGGCAGGGCCATGCTTCTATTTCTTCTGTCCCTCCCTTAGgacctcttcctccctccccctttgcACTCTCCTGAGCTGGCCCAAATCTGGTGCTGGGCAGCTGTGGGGCTGTCTCATTGGGCAGGGCTACTGTGCGGTCTGAGCCCTTCCTCTTTGGACCTGCCTCCTCTTCCTTGGCTATCCTtcccctctgtccccagccctggaattcaGGATCCCTATGGCCTCTCCAAGGCCCCAGAGCGGGTTCTCTTGCACAAGGGACACATGGCCTCCTCCAAGGCTCCCCAGGACCTCTTGGGCCTGAGCCCCAAGCCCTCAGGGGGACCTGGCTGGGCAGGGGCACCCTTGGCTGGGTCCATGCTGGAACTggaagctgaggaaagaggaaagagaagagtcaCTCAGACCTCAAGGGAGACTGGCAACCCACCCTACAGTTCCCAGACCCTGACACCTTCAAAACAGAAGGGGATAAATGGCATTTCTTCCTTGGGAGAACTGGGGGAAGGAAGTGGGAGGTGAATGGTTCAATCTGGAAGGACCCTCACCTAACCTGAATGCCTCATTTGACAGATGgacaaactgaggctcaggaagacaGGGAGTTGTCCAAAGTCCCTCATCACATGCAGAGCTAGAACAGGAACCCAGAACACTCAGTCCCCGAGCCTTCCCTTTGCTTCATACCCCCTTGCCCTGATACACTCCATCCCTGACCCAGCTatacaccaccaccaccacaccaagACCCCATGGGCCCAGGAGTTTTGTGACCTGGATACATTGATGGCCTTAACCCAATAATAGGGTACAGGGATGGGGCAGATTCACCAAGATCTGAGCCTCTGGAGCATAACACCTTGGTATCCCACCCTAATCCCTGGAGAAGCCCCATTTGAGTTCCTGGGATCTACCCCTCCTGTCCCCATTCTTGCCTTAGCAGAGCTCACCTGTATCTCCCAGGCTGTCCCTGGGTAGTTGGGCTTCCAGAAGGGCTGAGCAGTGGTTGTTACCTGGGCCCAGAGTCCCCTGTGGAA is a window encoding:
- the C10H16orf90 gene encoding uncharacterized protein C16orf90 homolog isoform X1, with protein sequence MSRQCLPGAPQGSLPGDHHRAERRRGSAGEMNLAESGRVDEEEGKPRSEATPGQGRPLSGTLGPGNNHCSALLEAQLPRDSLGDTASSSSMDPAKGAPAQPGPPEGLGLRPKRSWGALEEAMCPLCKRTRSGALERP
- the C10H16orf90 gene encoding uncharacterized protein C16orf90 homolog isoform X2 — protein: MQPAGQCESHWLGRLLAGGYLPQPEGSAWPLDLPQGTLGPGNNHCSALLEAQLPRDSLGDTASSSSMDPAKGAPAQPGPPEGLGLRPKRSWGALEEAMCPLCKRTRSGALERP